In a single window of the Hippocampus zosterae strain Florida chromosome 6, ASM2543408v3, whole genome shotgun sequence genome:
- the fbxo4 gene encoding F-box only protein 4, translating to MAGKINLQSESVVIRSLRRLKEIYWPSGVKDIDLDHEEEEPGFLDCLPVDVQFHIMTLLSSVDICRLGATSRYWRALVQDPLLWKFFLLRDMPSWTSIDHVTMPQLEAPEGPIISDDAEQDDYERTESKVDYKAEYLKACPSCRQRWLPSWPRYRVLTSFLQSLVPSAEPRYVMFGPGMEQLDISLVTRLIHASDTLPMTVIPSSQINGPSVIGSGITYMFNNQHKFNIFTLYSTNKAERDRAKLQKQYMSGKLFTLVGSNDSGHPIYRPAPQVQQVCQVVEGVIYVANAELGRGEGEFEGAQISALLCSASKPLLVLSCVSREESEAVGTTRMQTWRRTSCIDMAKRLNLPQLPNPWMVQDTVAESLSGLLDGISWLLRSSGVKVYDG from the exons ATGGCAGGGAAGATTAATTTACAGAGCGAATCAGTCGTCATTCGAAGCCTACGGCGCTTAAAAGAGATTTATTGGCCTTCCGGTGTGAAAGACATCGATTTGGATCACGAAGAGGAAGAACCCGGCTTTTTGGATTGTTTACCT GTGGACGTGCAGTTCCACATCATGACCTTATTGTCGTCTGTGGACATCTGTCGCCTGGGAGCAACCAGCCGCTACTGGAGGGCCTTGGTTCAAGACCCGTTGCTGTGGAAGTTTTTTCTTCTCAGAGACATGCCATCTTGGACCTCCATTGATCACGTAACGATGCCGCAACTGGAGGCTCCAGAAGGTCCGATCATCAGTGATGATGCCGAACAGGACGATTACGAGAGGACAGAATCCAAAGTCGACTACAAGGCAGA GTATCTGAAAGCATGCCCTTCATGCAGACAAAGATGGCTTCCTTCGTGGCCACGGTACCGAGTATTGACATCCTTTCTGCAGTCTCTTGTGCCCTCAGCCGAACCGCGTTATGTCATGTTCGGGCCCGGCATGGAGCAACTGGATATCTCTCTAGTCACCAGGCTGATACACGCCTCTGATACCCTACCAATGACCGTCATTCCGAGCAGTCAGATCaatg GACCTTCAGTGATCGGCTCTGGCATCACTTATATGTTCAACAACCAGCACAAGTTCAACATCTTTACACTTTATTCGACTAACAA AGCAGAGAGGGACCGCGCCAAACTACAGAAGCAGTATATGAGTGGTAAACTATTCACTCTGGTAGGAAGCAATGACTCGGGCCATCCGATCTACAGGCCGGCCCCTCAAGTGCAGCAGGTGTGCCAGGTCGTGGAAGGGGTTATCTATGTGGCGAACGCCGAACTGGGGAGAG GTGAAGGAGAGTTTGAGGGGGCTCAAATCAGTGCTCTGCTGTGCTCCGCTTCCAAACCCTTGCTGGTGCTCTCGTGCGTTTCCAGAGAGGAAAGTGAAGCAGTCGGGACCACTAGAATGCAAACTTGGCGTCGAACATCCTGTATTGACATGGCAAAGAGACTCAACCTGCCTCAGTTACCTAATCCCTGGATG GTGCAGGACACAGTTGCAGAATCCCTGTCGGGTCTTCTGGATGGTATTTCTTGGTTGCTGAGATCCTCGGGTGTCAAAGTCTATGATGGCTAG